The genomic region TCCCCGACCCCTGCCTGTCCGGCAGGCAGGCTCCCCCATCAATGGGGAGAGAATAGTGGTGAGCAGAGACACCGACCGGGATGCGCACCGAGTGCTCCTTCGGGATCTCGTCGAGAAACCGCGAGGCCACGTTGTAGCGCGCCTGGCCGAAGTGGCTGCGTCGGAATGCGTGCGCGAGGCAGAGCTCGTCCTTGGCGCGCGTCATCCCCACATAGCAGAGCCTGCGCTCCTCCTCGAGCTCCTCCGGATCGTCCAGCGAGCGCGCGTGAGGCATGAGCCCTTCCTCCATGCCGACCATGAAGACGCTCTTGAACTCGAGCCCCTTGGCGATGTGCAGCGTCATCATCGTGACCGCACCCTTCGCCTCGTCCACCGCGTCCGCGTCCGAGATCAGCGCGACCTGGTCCAGGAACTGCACGAGCGCGGAGGTCCCGGGAGATGGGATGAACTCCCCCACCGCGGCGACGAGCTCGTTGATGTTCTCGAGGCGCGCCTCGGACTCGATGGTGGACTCCTTTATCAGCGCCTCGACGTAGCCGCTCTTCTCGAGCACGTCCTTCATAAGTTCGTCCAGCGGCCTCTCCTGCGCACCCTCGGCGAGCGTCTCGATCGTCCGGCGGAATTCCGCGAGTCTCTTCGACTGCGCCTCGCGCGCCCCGCCCTCCTCTGCGAACGGCGCGATCGCCGCGAAGAGAGAGAGCCCGCGCGCGGAGGCGAAGGCCTTGAGGCGCTCCACCGTGGTCTTGCCCAGCCCGCGCGGCGGCGAATTTATTATCCTGAGAAACCCCATGTCGTCGCCGCGATCCACTATGAG from bacterium harbors:
- a CDS encoding 3'-5' exonuclease, with translation RNAGRKAKQIWTGREGGAKVALLSCESERKEAAAVAERIRKAAAAGGRYGDFAVFYRTNAQSRPLEEVFREQGIPHVIYGGMRFYERAEVKDALAYLRLIVDRGDDMGFLRIINSPPRGLGKTTVERLKAFASARGLSLFAAIAPFAEEGGAREAQSKRLAEFRRTIETLAEGAQERPLDELMKDVLEKSGYVEALIKESTIESEARLENINELVAAVGEFIPSPGTSALVQFLDQVALISDADAVDEAKGAVTMMTLHIAKGLEFKSVFMVGMEEGLMPHARSLDDPEELEEERRLCYVGMTRAKDELCLAHAFRRSHFGQARYNVASRFLDEIPKEHSVRIPVGVSAHHYSLPIDGGACLPDRQGSGRGWSRDNWSPAPSPSRQGRGEDYDFDQRPPDEREGLAKGMRVRHPTFGYGLVKAVQPTSTGHKVTVEFRGGATKILIAELAGLVPA